Proteins found in one Promicromonospora sukumoe genomic segment:
- a CDS encoding purine-nucleoside phosphorylase, whose amino-acid sequence MSTEPDLDDPTTDPFDVAAAAAEYIAAKTGVPSHDIALVLGSGWGGAAELIGDVVAEIPTAEIPGFVQPAVQGHRSTTRSIRVERPDGAVRHALVLGSRTHLYEGLGPRRVVHGVRTAAAAGCETVILTNGCGSVHIGWRPGQPVLIKDHLNLTGQTPLEGAKFADMTDVYTPRLRDVARTVDPDLPEGVYAQFHGPQYETPAEVKMASLMGADLVGMSTALEAIAARHCRMDVLGISLATNLAAGISPHPLSHEEVLEAGKEAGPRISDLLARVIKQI is encoded by the coding sequence ATGAGTACGGAGCCAGATCTGGACGACCCGACCACCGACCCGTTCGACGTCGCTGCCGCCGCCGCCGAGTACATCGCGGCCAAGACCGGGGTGCCGAGCCATGACATCGCCCTGGTCCTGGGCTCCGGGTGGGGCGGTGCGGCCGAGCTGATCGGCGACGTCGTCGCGGAGATCCCCACCGCGGAGATCCCCGGCTTCGTGCAGCCCGCGGTGCAGGGCCACCGGTCCACCACGCGCTCGATCCGCGTCGAGCGGCCCGACGGCGCCGTGCGGCACGCGCTCGTCCTGGGCTCGCGGACGCACCTGTACGAGGGCCTCGGGCCCCGCCGCGTGGTGCACGGCGTCCGCACCGCCGCGGCCGCCGGCTGCGAGACCGTGATCCTGACCAACGGCTGCGGCAGCGTGCACATCGGCTGGCGCCCTGGCCAGCCGGTCCTGATCAAGGACCACCTGAACCTCACGGGGCAGACCCCGCTGGAGGGCGCCAAGTTCGCCGACATGACGGACGTGTACACGCCGCGCCTGCGCGACGTCGCGCGGACCGTCGACCCGGACCTGCCCGAGGGCGTGTACGCGCAGTTCCACGGCCCGCAGTACGAGACGCCGGCCGAGGTGAAGATGGCCTCGCTGATGGGCGCCGACCTGGTCGGCATGTCCACGGCGCTGGAGGCCATCGCCGCCCGGCACTGCCGCATGGACGTGCTCGGCATCTCCCTGGCCACGAACCTGGCCGCCGGGATCAGCCCCCACCCGCTCTCGCACGAGGAGGTGCTGGAGGCAGGCAAGGAGGCAGGGCCGCGCATCAGCGACCTGCTCGCACGAGTGATCAAGCAGATCTGA